From Elusimicrobiota bacterium:
TTGGTCTGTAACCGTGTCTGTAGGTTAGTTCTTTTTTTATTTCATGATGTTGCGTGGCAATTAGCCATAGTAATAAAGCAGTTTCTTCTGTATCTTTCGTAAATAAAATTGGTATACACCATTTTACCGCTATACTTACTATTGCTCCGGATATGGCATGTGGATGAATATCAATTCCAGTATTGTATAGATTTTCACCTTCAATAATAAAAAGTGCTCTATCAAAAAGTTGTCCTATTTTTTGTGCCTGTTGAAATAACCGGCCGTCAATAATTGACTGAACAAAGTCAACAGCAGTTTTTCTTTCTACAACAATTTCATTACCAATTATATAATCTCCTACTGGTAACATTACTTTGTCTATCTGG
This genomic window contains:
- a CDS encoding ERCC4 domain-containing protein, giving the protein MQNKVVTKDIEIKIDLRENKSKICDILANKYSIQIDKVMLPVGDYIIGNEIVVERKTAVDFVQSIIDGRLFQQAQKIGQLFDRALFIIEGENLYNTGIDIHPHAISGAIVSIAVKWCIPILFTKDTEETALLLWLIATQHHEIKKELTYRHGYRPKTYRKRQLYILQGLPNVGPKLANNLLNYFGSVEKVFTATKEELTKVDNLGKKKAEKICMLLREERTKYCKF